A single Clavibacter nebraskensis NCPPB 2581 DNA region contains:
- a CDS encoding substrate-binding domain-containing protein, with protein MASGRNARKISSLLLLAGVAVGMTACAPQGATNTGSGGGDAAGGTECNVGISMPTRSLERWINDGEGLKTKLEGDDCTVDLQYADNKTDAQISQIQNQVAGGAKILVVAAVDGKTLGPALEDAKSQGVTVIAYDRLINGTDAVDYYATFDNYKVGTLQGEFIRDTLDLDNAAGPFTLEPFAGSPDDNNAGFFFGGAWDVLQPYVASGKLTVPSGKSPATSADWQSIGILGWGSDDAQAEMDNRLQSFYTGGQKVQVVLSPNDSLALGIEASLASAGYAPGADWPVITGQDADKANVQAILADKQSMTVWKDTRALGDQVQKMIGEIVKGDEVTVNDTKSYDNGKKVVPSFLLDPQVVVKDDVQKTLVDSGFLKASDIGL; from the coding sequence AACACCGGCTCCGGCGGCGGCGACGCCGCGGGCGGCACCGAGTGCAACGTCGGCATCTCGATGCCCACGCGCAGCCTCGAGCGCTGGATCAACGACGGCGAGGGCCTCAAGACCAAGCTCGAGGGCGACGACTGCACCGTCGACCTCCAGTACGCCGACAACAAGACCGACGCGCAGATCAGCCAGATCCAGAACCAGGTCGCGGGCGGCGCCAAGATCCTCGTGGTCGCGGCCGTCGACGGCAAGACCCTCGGCCCGGCCCTCGAGGACGCGAAGAGCCAGGGCGTCACGGTCATCGCCTACGACCGCCTCATCAACGGCACGGACGCCGTCGACTACTACGCCACCTTCGACAACTACAAGGTCGGCACGCTGCAGGGCGAGTTCATCCGCGACACGCTCGACCTCGACAACGCGGCCGGGCCCTTCACGCTCGAGCCCTTCGCCGGCAGCCCCGACGACAACAACGCCGGCTTCTTCTTCGGCGGCGCGTGGGACGTGCTCCAGCCCTACGTCGCGAGCGGCAAGCTGACCGTGCCCTCGGGCAAGTCGCCCGCCACGAGCGCCGATTGGCAGTCCATCGGCATCCTCGGCTGGGGATCCGACGACGCGCAGGCCGAGATGGACAACCGCCTGCAGTCGTTCTACACGGGCGGCCAGAAGGTCCAGGTCGTCCTCTCGCCCAACGACAGCCTCGCGCTCGGCATCGAGGCGTCGCTCGCGAGCGCCGGCTACGCGCCCGGCGCCGACTGGCCCGTCATCACCGGCCAGGACGCCGACAAGGCCAACGTCCAGGCGATCCTCGCGGACAAGCAGTCCATGACCGTCTGGAAGGACACCCGGGCGCTCGGCGACCAGGTCCAGAAGATGATCGGCGAGATCGTGAAGGGCGACGAGGTCACCGTCAACGACACCAAGTCGTACGACAACGGCAAGAAGGTCGTCCCGTCGTTCCTCCTCGACCCGCAGGTGGTCGTGAAGGACGACGTGCAGAAGACGCTCGTCGACTCGGGCTTCCTCAAGGCGTCCGACATCGGCCTGTAG